The segment ACGAGAGCACGTCCACATCCGCGTGCTCCGCGAGGGCGGCGCCGGCGTGTTCGCCGATGCCCGTGACGACGTTGACCACGCCGGCCGGGACACCCGCGTCGAGCAGGATCTGCCCCAGCCACAACGAGGTCAGGGGTGTCTCCTCGGCGGGCTTGAGCACACACGAGCATCCGGCGGCCAGGGCGGGCGCCAGCTTCTTGGCGGCCATGCTCAGCGGCGCGTTCCAGGGGGTGATGAGTCCGGCGACGCCGATCGGTTCGCGCAGCGTGTATCCCTGGACCCGGCGGTCGGCGGGTCCGAGGTCGACGGTGCGGCCGTGGATCTTGTCGGCCCAGCCCGCGTAGTACCGGAACTGGGCAGCGGCTTCGAGAACCATGGCCTTGGCCTGGGCGACGGGCAGGCCAAGGTTGAGGCTCTCCAGTCTTGCCAGGTCGTCGGCCTGTTCGCGCATGAGGTCGCCGGCGCGCCAGAGGACAGCACCGCGGTCGGTACTGGAAAGGCCGCGCCATCGGCCCTCGTCGAAGGACTGCCGGGCGACAGTGACCGCCGCGTCTACGGACTTCGCGTCACCGCGGGCGACGGAGGCGATGACCGCGCCCGTAGCGGGATCGAACACCGGGGTCGTGGCGCTCGTCGGCGTCGTCCATTCGCCGTCGATGAGCATGCCGACGGGGGAGTCGCCTCGGCGCAGCAGCGGGGGCAGGGCTCTCGTGCTCGAGGACATCGCGTCGACCACACCTTCCATCGTGTTCTCAAATACGAACTGCTGATCGTTATTCCGATATGCTTCCATCCGGATTTCGGCGTGTCAACGACGTCGGCTCGGCCGGCAACGCGACGAACACACGTGGTCGGGCGGCAACGCAACGGTGACCCGTCCCGGCGCCCGGACGCGTTGACTCGGCCTCGGCAGCGCGCGTAGGGTCCGCCGCATCTTGAATGCGATAACGAGTTCGTATATGAGGACGGCTGTTTGATGCGGGAACCGTCGCCGGTGCACGCCGCCGAGAAACCGGCACGCCGGCTCGACGGCTTCGCCGTACGCAGCGGCGTCTGGGCGTCGGCGATCCCCTTCCCCAGCCCGCTCGCCTACTCCTTCTCTTACACGCTGCGATACCCGGCCGGGCTGGTCGTCGTCGACCTCGGATGGAATTCCGACGACGCCTGGGAAGCGTTCTGCCAGGGCCTCACGCGTGCGGGCGGCAGCCTGGACGAGGTGATCGGAGTGGTCGCCACGCACGCCCACCCGGACCACTACGGGCTGGCCCCGCGCATCCGGGAAAACGCCGGCGCCTGGATAGGCACCCACCCGGCCGAACGCGCCCAGATCCGGGTCGACGAATCCGAACGCCGGGAACGGGTCACCGCGATCGGTCACTGGCTGCAGGAATGCGGGGTGCCAGCCGCCGTCCGGGCCGATCTGCGCGACGAGCTCACCCGGCTTGACGCCGTCCTGCCCTCCGCTGCGCCCGACATCCTGCTCGCCGACGGCGCCAAGGTACCCGGCACGCAGGGCCGCCTGGTGGCGCTGCACACCCCGGGGCACACCCCGGGCTCGGTCTGCTTCCACGAGACCGAACGTGACCTGATCTTCACCGGCGACCACGTCCTGCCGAAAGTCACCCCCAACGTGGCGCGGCGGCCGGGCTCCGACCCCGACCCACTGCACGACTTCATGTTCTCGCTGGGCCGGTTGCGCGAACTGCCTGACTCGCTGACGGCGCTGCCCGGCCACGAATGGCCGTTCGACCGGCTCACCGATCGGCTGGACGCGATCGGCGCCCACCATCACTCCCGACTCGCAGAGATCGAACAGGCCGTCCACCAGGGGGGCTGCACAGTCTGGGAGGTGGCCCAGGCGGTGACCTGGGCCCGGCCCTTCCGCGACTTCACCCCGCGGTCACTGCGCTCGGCGCTGGCGGAGACGTACGCCCACCTGGTTCGGCTGACGAACGACGGCCGGCTGGTGCAGTGGCCCGGGCGGCCCGTGCGGTGGGACGCGTGATGGCTTCCGTCGTCCTTGTGGCTGGTGGTCGGCGGGTCGCCACGGCATGAGGTGAGGAGCCGCGAAAAGCCGGCACCGCCGTCCGAGGCGATGCCGGCGTGCAGCGGCCGGTGTCAGTCGAGGTGGCCGTGCGAGCGCAGGACGTCCTCAGCGACGCGGAAGGCCTCGCCGGCGGCGGGCAGGCCGCAGTACACGGCGGCCTGCAGCAGAATCTCCTGGATCTCGGCGACCGTGCAGCCGTTGGTCATCGCGCCTTCGACGTGGTGTGCCAGCTGGGCGGGCCGGTTGAGTGCGGTGAGCATGGCGATGTTGATCATGCTGCGTTGTTTGCGGTCCAGGCCCTCGCGGGCCCAGATCCGGCCGAAGCAGACCTCTTCGGAGTAGTCCTGAAGAGCGGCGTTGAAGTTGTTGCGGGCCTTGTCCTTCTTGACCAGGTAGTCCTCGCCCATCAGTTCGCCGAGGATCCGGCGGCCGGTTTCCTTGCTGGTGGCTGCGTTGTTGCCGGTCACGTGATCTCCTTGCTGGTCGCCGGGTCAGCCCCGGTCGAGAACGTCCTGAACTTCCTCGGCGGAGAGCTTGATCGTCACGCCCGCCCGCTCGTTCTGCAGTGCCATCGGTGATTGCGAGTCGCGGCCGCCCCAGCCGCGCTCCAGCGCCTCCTGGAAGTCCTCGGCGACGACCTCGGCGCAGTGCATTGGGACCTCGAGCTGTCCGGCGAGCTCCAGCGCCAGCCGCAGGTCCTTGTTCGCCAGGTTGAGCGCGAACGACGGCGGCTCAAAAGCGGCCTGCAGGTAGCGGTCACCGATGCGGTCGAAGGTGCGGGCGCGGCCGATCGCGCCCTGCCGCATCGCGTGCCAGAGCGCGGCGGGTTCGACGCCGGCTTTGACGCCTAGCGTGAACACCTCGGCGATGGCCGCGCGGATGGTGATGCTCGCGCAGTTGTGCACCAGCTTGGCGGTGTTTCCCGCGCCGATGTCGCCGACACGCAGGACCTTGTCGCCGATGGCGTCGAGCAGCGTCCGGTACTGCTCGAAGGCAGCCTGGTCGCCGCCGACGTAGATGGCCAGCTTGCCGGAGGTCGCCCCCTT is part of the Actinoplanes sp. NBC_00393 genome and harbors:
- a CDS encoding MBL fold metallo-hydrolase, which produces MREPSPVHAAEKPARRLDGFAVRSGVWASAIPFPSPLAYSFSYTLRYPAGLVVVDLGWNSDDAWEAFCQGLTRAGGSLDEVIGVVATHAHPDHYGLAPRIRENAGAWIGTHPAERAQIRVDESERRERVTAIGHWLQECGVPAAVRADLRDELTRLDAVLPSAAPDILLADGAKVPGTQGRLVALHTPGHTPGSVCFHETERDLIFTGDHVLPKVTPNVARRPGSDPDPLHDFMFSLGRLRELPDSLTALPGHEWPFDRLTDRLDAIGAHHHSRLAEIEQAVHQGGCTVWEVAQAVTWARPFRDFTPRSLRSALAETYAHLVRLTNDGRLVQWPGRPVRWDA
- a CDS encoding carboxymuconolactone decarboxylase family protein codes for the protein MTGNNAATSKETGRRILGELMGEDYLVKKDKARNNFNAALQDYSEEVCFGRIWAREGLDRKQRSMINIAMLTALNRPAQLAHHVEGAMTNGCTVAEIQEILLQAAVYCGLPAAGEAFRVAEDVLRSHGHLD
- a CDS encoding NAD(P)-dependent oxidoreductase, whose amino-acid sequence is MKVGFIGLGAMGAGMALNLRKAGHDLVVHDLDRERAAPHLQAGAVWAGSIAEVGAAADVVFTSLPGPTEMRAAGLGDGGLLRAMRRGTAWFDLTTNSPTVVREVHAVCRSAGVELFDAPVSGGPKGATSGKLAIYVGGDQAAFEQYRTLLDAIGDKVLRVGDIGAGNTAKLVHNCASITIRAAIAEVFTLGVKAGVEPAALWHAMRQGAIGRARTFDRIGDRYLQAAFEPPSFALNLANKDLRLALELAGQLEVPMHCAEVVAEDFQEALERGWGGRDSQSPMALQNERAGVTIKLSAEEVQDVLDRG